The window TGCCACCCTGCCTAGCGGCTCGCGCTTTGCCGTGGGTTGCTCGCCTAACGGCTCGCGTTGCGCCGTGGGGTTGCTCGCCTAACGGCTCGCGCTGTCTTGTTAGGTTGCTCGCCTAACGGCTCGCGCCGGGAACCCAGGTCACGTCGGCGCGGCCATCGTCGTTAAGTGCGCGGGCGAGGACGAACAGGTAGTCGGACAGGCGGTTGATATAAGTCAGCGCGGCAGGATTGACCGGCTCTGCATGAGACAGCGCGACCATTGCGCGTTCGGCGCGGCGCGTGCTGGCGCGGGCAACATGCACCCGGGCGGCAGCTTCCGACCCGCCCGGCAAGACGAAGCTGGACAGTGGTTCCATCGCCTCGTTCAGGGTGTCCATCCGGCGTTCCAGCCAGTCCGATTGGTCCGGTACCATGCGCAGAACCATTTCGCCGGGCGTGAAATCCTCGCCGCCTATGTCGCCTAGCGGAGTCGCAAGATCGGCTCCAAGATCGAACAGGTCGTTCTGAATGCGGGTCG of the Alteripontixanthobacter maritimus genome contains:
- a CDS encoding cob(I)yrinic acid a,c-diamide adenosyltransferase yields the protein MVKLNKIYTRTGDDGSTGLVDGSRIAKDAARIAAIGAVDEANSAIGFAVVVLEGDNRGDATRIQNDLFDLGADLATPLGDIGGEDFTPGEMVLRMVPDQSDWLERRMDTLNEAMEPLSSFVLPGGSEAAARVHVARASTRRAERAMVALSHAEPVNPAALTYINRLSDYLFVLARALNDDGRADVTWVPGASR